Proteins from a single region of Bradyrhizobium diazoefficiens:
- a CDS encoding cytochrome c peroxidase — protein MHSRTLWLLGAGLLSLAGAVFAVETQGLAEAPLSGVNPNPVHLYRPAVAPLSAMALLGKEIFYDASLSSSGSLSCGSCHSPDHAYGPPNDGPVMLGGANLARQGARAVPSLTYLERQPNFSIGPDKADDDNIIDLAQMAKLGQQAARTTKTAGGTGASANIVPQGGLFWDGRADTLQDQALLPLLDPNEMDGGSAEIVADKLRRAPYVQRFIELFGAGVLRNQRLLIAEAMFAVARYQVEEPSFHPYTSKYDYWLEGKARLSESELRGLQLFNDPDKANCAGCHTSAPTRDGLPPLFTDHQYEALGAPRNASLVANRDPNYFDLGVCGPQRTDVAEQTQYCGMFLTPTLRNTATRHAFFHNGVFSTLEQVMDFYDFRDTNPEKVFRRAADGSVQKYDDIPQKYHANVDVTDPPFDRHLGDKPAMTDQDMADIIAFLKTLTDGYKVEN, from the coding sequence ATGCACAGCCGCACTTTGTGGCTTCTCGGCGCCGGCCTGCTCTCGCTGGCCGGCGCTGTCTTTGCGGTTGAGACGCAGGGACTGGCCGAGGCGCCCCTGTCGGGCGTCAATCCGAATCCGGTTCATCTCTATCGCCCGGCGGTCGCACCGCTCTCGGCCATGGCGCTGCTCGGCAAAGAGATTTTCTACGACGCATCGCTGTCCTCGTCCGGCTCGCTCTCTTGCGGGTCCTGCCACAGCCCGGATCACGCCTACGGCCCGCCGAACGACGGACCGGTGATGCTCGGCGGCGCCAATCTGGCGCGGCAGGGCGCACGCGCGGTTCCGTCGCTGACCTATCTGGAGCGTCAGCCCAATTTCAGCATCGGGCCCGACAAAGCCGACGACGACAACATCATCGATCTCGCGCAGATGGCCAAGCTCGGTCAGCAGGCTGCGCGCACCACCAAGACCGCGGGCGGCACCGGCGCTTCGGCGAACATCGTGCCGCAGGGGGGCCTGTTCTGGGACGGTCGGGCCGATACGCTTCAGGACCAGGCGCTGCTTCCGCTGCTCGATCCAAACGAGATGGACGGCGGCAGTGCCGAGATCGTCGCGGACAAGCTGCGCCGCGCGCCCTATGTCCAGCGCTTCATCGAACTGTTCGGCGCCGGCGTGCTTCGCAATCAGCGGCTGCTGATCGCGGAGGCAATGTTCGCGGTCGCGCGCTACCAGGTCGAGGAGCCGAGCTTCCATCCGTATACCAGCAAGTACGACTACTGGCTCGAGGGCAAGGCGCGGCTGTCCGAGAGCGAATTGCGCGGCCTGCAATTGTTCAACGATCCCGACAAGGCGAACTGTGCCGGCTGCCACACCTCGGCGCCGACCCGCGACGGCCTGCCGCCGCTGTTCACTGACCACCAATACGAAGCGCTCGGCGCGCCGCGCAATGCGTCGCTCGTCGCCAATCGCGACCCGAATTATTTCGATCTCGGTGTCTGCGGTCCGCAACGCACCGACGTTGCCGAGCAGACGCAGTATTGTGGCATGTTCCTGACGCCGACGCTGCGCAACACCGCGACCCGCCACGCCTTCTTCCACAACGGCGTCTTCTCGACCCTCGAGCAGGTGATGGATTTCTACGATTTCCGCGATACCAATCCGGAAAAGGTCTTCCGACGCGCCGCCGACGGCTCGGTGCAGAAATACGACGACATTCCGCAAAAATATCATGCCAATGTCGACGTGACCGATCCGCCCTTCGATCGCCATCTCGGGGACAAGCCGGCCATGACGGACCAGGATATGGCAGACATCATCGCTTTCCTGAAGACACTGACGGACGGCTACAAGGTTGAGAACTAA
- a CDS encoding cation:proton antiporter, whose amino-acid sequence MQWSLLRPVGLVPAALVLTTIAAGAEGGKSAGPSEFLLVAQIVLLIAVGRGLGEVMQRIGQASVIGELLAGILLGPSLFGWIWPEAQHAIFPTAPEQKAMIDGIAQFGVLLLLLLTGMETDLKLVRRVGKAAIAISIAGILVPFACGFALGEFLPDALLPKPEQRLVASLFMGTALSISSVKIVAVVVREMNFMRRNVGQIIVATAVIDDTIGWIIIAVIFSLASQGRLDIASVAKAVLGTLAFLAVSFTIGRRLVFQLIRWANDNLVSSAAVITVILLLMGVMALTTHAIGVHTVLGAFVAGILVGESPILTRQIDERLRGLISSFFMPVFFGLAGLSADLSVLRDPNLLMLTGLLVVIASVGKFGGAFVGGTVGGLNTRESLALASGMNARGSTEVIIATIGLSIGVLSQNLFTMIVTMAIVTTMAMPPMLRAALARLPMNEDEKERLEREEFEKRGFVANLERPLLAVDESVNATFASHVIGLLAGMRSLPITVLHIGQRAKDQEKGRDEHESHEAVVRKAAEAVSANSDGEAGSVDVVTRSRRAELGDTIADEARKGFDLLVVGVDRVAAGKDRFDRKIEDIAAKFDGPLAIVAAKGKHLKQPMPDALKILVPVSGSGVSKRGAEVAVALTQAGSGALRVIYVATTRDKGAQRGASRGLSQEAGILKDASDLAARYDIDITTTLRANRAPEAAILREIDTTDVDLVVMGVDRIQADHLSFGGVADAVLRQSKVSVLLVSSGEARQASPEKA is encoded by the coding sequence ATGCAGTGGAGCCTGCTCCGGCCGGTCGGCCTTGTCCCCGCGGCGCTTGTCCTCACCACCATTGCGGCCGGCGCCGAGGGCGGCAAATCGGCCGGTCCGTCCGAATTCCTGCTGGTGGCGCAGATCGTGCTGCTGATCGCGGTGGGCCGCGGCCTCGGCGAGGTCATGCAGCGGATCGGCCAGGCCTCGGTGATCGGCGAATTGCTCGCCGGCATTTTGCTCGGGCCGTCGCTGTTCGGCTGGATATGGCCCGAGGCGCAGCACGCGATCTTCCCCACGGCACCCGAGCAGAAGGCGATGATCGACGGCATCGCCCAGTTCGGCGTCCTGCTGCTCCTGTTGCTGACCGGCATGGAGACCGATCTCAAGTTGGTCAGGAGGGTCGGCAAGGCCGCGATCGCGATCTCGATCGCCGGGATTCTGGTGCCTTTCGCTTGCGGCTTTGCACTCGGCGAGTTCCTGCCGGATGCGCTGCTGCCCAAGCCCGAGCAGCGTCTGGTTGCGTCGCTGTTCATGGGCACCGCGCTGTCGATCTCCTCGGTGAAGATCGTTGCGGTGGTCGTGCGCGAGATGAATTTCATGCGCCGCAATGTCGGCCAGATCATCGTCGCGACAGCCGTGATCGACGACACGATCGGCTGGATCATCATCGCCGTGATCTTCAGCCTGGCCTCGCAAGGCAGGCTGGATATTGCCTCGGTCGCGAAAGCCGTGCTGGGCACGCTCGCCTTCCTCGCCGTCAGCTTCACCATCGGCCGGCGGCTGGTGTTCCAACTGATCCGCTGGGCCAATGACAACCTCGTCAGCTCTGCGGCTGTCATCACCGTGATCCTGCTGTTGATGGGCGTCATGGCGCTGACCACGCATGCGATCGGCGTCCACACCGTGCTCGGCGCCTTCGTCGCCGGCATCCTGGTCGGAGAGTCGCCGATCCTGACGCGGCAGATCGACGAGCGCCTGCGCGGCCTGATCTCGAGCTTCTTCATGCCGGTATTCTTTGGGCTCGCTGGCCTCAGCGCCGATCTCTCCGTGCTGCGCGATCCCAATCTCTTGATGCTTACTGGCCTCCTCGTCGTGATCGCCAGCGTCGGCAAATTCGGCGGGGCCTTTGTCGGGGGCACTGTCGGCGGCTTGAACACGCGGGAGTCGCTGGCGCTGGCGAGCGGGATGAACGCCCGCGGCTCGACCGAGGTGATCATCGCCACGATCGGCCTGTCGATCGGCGTGCTCAGCCAGAACCTGTTCACGATGATCGTGACCATGGCGATCGTGACCACGATGGCGATGCCGCCGATGCTGCGCGCGGCCCTGGCCAGGCTGCCGATGAACGAGGACGAGAAGGAGCGGCTGGAGCGGGAGGAATTCGAGAAGCGCGGCTTCGTCGCCAACCTCGAACGCCCGTTGCTGGCAGTCGACGAGAGCGTCAACGCCACTTTTGCTTCGCACGTCATCGGGCTGCTCGCCGGCATGCGCAGCCTGCCGATCACCGTGCTGCATATCGGCCAGCGCGCCAAGGACCAGGAGAAGGGCCGCGACGAGCACGAGAGCCACGAGGCGGTGGTCAGGAAGGCCGCTGAAGCCGTTTCCGCCAATAGCGACGGCGAGGCCGGCAGCGTCGATGTCGTCACCCGCTCGCGTCGCGCCGAGCTCGGCGACACCATCGCCGACGAGGCGCGTAAGGGCTTTGATCTCCTGGTCGTCGGCGTCGACAGGGTCGCCGCTGGCAAGGACCGCTTTGATCGGAAGATCGAGGACATCGCCGCAAAATTCGACGGGCCGCTCGCGATCGTGGCGGCCAAGGGCAAACATCTGAAGCAGCCGATGCCCGATGCGCTCAAGATCCTCGTTCCCGTTTCCGGCAGCGGCGTCTCCAAGCGCGGTGCCGAGGTGGCGGTGGCGCTGACGCAGGCCGGATCAGGCGCGCTGCGCGTGATCTATGTCGCGACCACGCGGGACAAGGGCGCCCAGCGCGGCGCTTCCCGCGGGTTGAGCCAGGAAGCAGGCATCCTCAAGGACGCCAGCGATCTCGCCGCACGCTACGATATCGACATCACTACGACGCTGCGCGCGAACCGGGCGCCTGAAGCTGCGATCCTGCGCGAGATCGACACCACCGATGTCGATCTCGTCGTCATGGGCGTCGACCGCATCCAGGCCGATCACCTCTCCTTCGGCGGCGTCGCCGACGCCGTGCTCAGGCAGTCGAAGGTCTCGGTCCTGCTGGTCTCGAGCGGCGAGGCGCGGCAGGCGTCGCCGGAGAAGGCTTAG
- a CDS encoding helix-turn-helix transcriptional regulator: MTVVETPMLREVQGNRRSTAGVHLVARDYPKGMRIDPHMHRESQLIYAAKGTMQVNTPGGRWLVPPDRAVWVPAGLEHAIDLLADIEMRTLYFDLAWLKREQRYEGLTREFVVRVSPLLNQAILALFDARNTEERTELLVRLVMLELHQAEDSATFVPLPHEPRCRRAAMIVLDDRTGLHDIYTLAREVGTSARTLSRLFSSETQLSFKSWCQRARIAAAIQLLSTDASVSVKQLATQLGYASVPAFSAAFRQVTGRSPTEFATHSASSPGMTACSKRTAQLKMRRSPA, encoded by the coding sequence ATGACTGTCGTCGAAACGCCAATGCTCAGGGAGGTCCAGGGCAACCGCCGCTCGACGGCGGGCGTGCACCTGGTCGCGCGCGACTATCCCAAGGGCATGCGGATCGATCCGCACATGCACCGCGAGTCCCAGCTGATCTATGCTGCCAAAGGCACGATGCAGGTGAACACGCCCGGCGGGCGCTGGCTGGTGCCGCCGGACCGCGCGGTCTGGGTGCCGGCCGGGCTCGAACATGCTATCGACCTGCTCGCCGACATCGAGATGCGCACGCTGTATTTCGATCTGGCCTGGCTGAAGCGCGAGCAGCGCTATGAGGGATTGACAAGAGAATTCGTGGTGCGGGTGTCCCCGCTGCTCAATCAGGCCATCCTCGCTCTGTTCGATGCGCGCAACACCGAAGAGCGCACCGAGCTGCTGGTCCGCCTGGTGATGCTGGAATTGCACCAGGCCGAGGATTCCGCCACCTTCGTGCCGCTGCCGCACGAGCCGCGCTGCCGGCGCGCCGCGATGATCGTGCTCGACGATCGCACCGGGCTGCACGACATCTATACGCTGGCGCGCGAGGTCGGAACTTCGGCGCGCACGCTGTCGCGGCTGTTCTCGAGCGAGACGCAGCTGAGCTTCAAGAGCTGGTGCCAGCGCGCCCGGATTGCGGCGGCGATCCAGCTGCTGTCGACCGATGCGAGTGTGTCGGTCAAGCAGCTCGCGACGCAGCTCGGCTATGCAAGCGTGCCGGCATTCTCGGCGGCGTTTCGGCAGGTGACGGGGCGGTCGCCGACGGAGTTTGCCACACACTCGGCGTCATCGCCCGGCATGACAGCATGCTCCAAACGCACGGCCCAACTAAAGATGCGGCGTTCCCCTGCTTGA
- a CDS encoding alkaline phosphatase family protein translates to MKSKFLTTAAIFAAATTLACSIPVLANDFDRDHNRDHHAHQMHTETPIKHLVIIFNENRSFDHYFATYPNAGNPSGSIPFVPKPHTPKVNNLANADLLVNNPNTNPANGNGATDPFRLDRTQANTQSQNHAYTAEERAYDNGKADLFPKYTGRGTSGGAGAFGTTGQVMGYFDGNTTTALWNYAQHFSMNDNAYTDTYGPSTVGALNVISGQTNGAVAVLGNAASQIIPDGQGGLTVIGDPGPAYDPCSTPGYTTQVTMTGKNIGDLLNDAGISWGSFMGGFDLSVTNANGTTGCARSTFSTVTGGTKADYIPHHAWFQYYKSTANWTHARPSSVDAVGHTYQKDGKTLDPANHGYDLEDFYAAVKAGNFPAVSYVKLPAYQDGHAGYSDPLDEQQGTVELINFLQKQPEWRETAVIITYDDSDGWYDHAYAKPTSASYDPTADQLNGAGQCGLGVATQPQLNGVGGKPVNGRCGPATRVPFIVISPYAKTNFVSHTAISQASVVRFIEDNWLNGKRLGGGSFDATTGSIMDLFDFDQDHGHDLRTDALFLDPTAGTVIVSPPDEHHHH, encoded by the coding sequence ATGAAATCCAAGTTTTTGACGACGGCCGCGATTTTCGCCGCCGCAACGACCCTCGCGTGCAGCATTCCGGTGCTCGCCAATGATTTCGATCGGGACCACAATCGCGATCATCATGCGCATCAGATGCACACCGAGACGCCGATCAAGCATCTCGTGATCATCTTCAACGAGAACCGCTCGTTCGACCATTATTTCGCGACCTATCCGAATGCCGGCAATCCCTCGGGCTCGATTCCCTTCGTGCCGAAGCCGCATACGCCCAAGGTCAACAACCTCGCCAATGCCGATTTGCTGGTGAATAATCCGAACACCAACCCGGCCAACGGCAACGGCGCGACGGATCCGTTCCGTCTCGACCGCACCCAGGCCAACACACAGTCGCAGAACCACGCCTATACAGCGGAAGAGCGGGCCTATGACAACGGCAAGGCTGATCTGTTCCCGAAATATACCGGGCGCGGCACATCCGGCGGCGCCGGCGCGTTCGGCACCACCGGCCAGGTCATGGGCTATTTCGACGGCAACACGACCACCGCGTTGTGGAACTACGCGCAGCACTTCTCGATGAACGACAACGCCTACACCGACACCTATGGTCCGTCGACGGTCGGCGCGCTCAATGTGATCTCGGGCCAGACCAATGGCGCGGTCGCGGTGCTCGGCAATGCAGCATCGCAAATCATTCCGGACGGCCAGGGAGGCCTCACGGTGATCGGCGACCCCGGTCCGGCCTATGATCCTTGCAGCACTCCCGGCTACACGACGCAGGTCACCATGACCGGCAAGAACATCGGCGACCTGCTCAACGATGCCGGCATCAGCTGGGGCTCGTTCATGGGCGGCTTCGATCTTTCCGTGACCAACGCGAACGGCACAACCGGCTGTGCACGCAGCACGTTCTCGACCGTCACCGGCGGCACCAAGGCGGACTATATTCCGCATCACGCCTGGTTCCAATACTACAAGTCGACCGCCAATTGGACCCATGCGCGGCCGAGCTCGGTCGATGCGGTCGGCCACACTTACCAGAAGGACGGCAAGACCCTCGATCCCGCCAATCACGGCTACGATCTTGAGGATTTCTATGCCGCCGTGAAGGCAGGCAATTTCCCGGCGGTGTCCTACGTCAAGCTGCCGGCCTATCAGGATGGCCACGCAGGCTATTCTGATCCTCTCGACGAGCAGCAGGGAACTGTCGAGCTGATCAACTTCCTCCAGAAGCAGCCCGAGTGGCGTGAAACGGCCGTCATTATCACCTACGACGACTCCGACGGCTGGTATGATCACGCTTACGCCAAGCCGACCAGTGCCTCCTACGACCCGACCGCCGATCAACTCAACGGCGCCGGCCAGTGCGGTCTCGGCGTTGCCACGCAGCCTCAACTGAACGGCGTCGGCGGCAAACCGGTGAACGGCCGTTGCGGTCCGGCTACCCGCGTGCCCTTCATCGTGATCTCGCCCTACGCCAAGACCAACTTCGTCAGCCACACCGCCATCTCGCAGGCTTCGGTGGTGCGGTTCATCGAAGACAACTGGCTCAACGGCAAGCGTCTCGGCGGCGGCTCGTTCGATGCCACCACGGGATCGATCATGGACCTGTTTGATTTCGATCAGGATCACGGTCACGATCTGCGAACCGATGCGCTGTTCCTTGACCCGACCGCCGGCACGGTCATCGTGAGCCCGCCGGACGAGCATCATCACCACTAG
- a CDS encoding malonyl-CoA decarboxylase: MANAYFSDLLATISERGRTLLRRGEAAHTKHDAAGLIELCGALLSGRGEASGTAMAREVLDVYRELDAAGRRAFFEGLVRDFGPDRERLTKAIEKWRAKPADEDASALHFASEPRRQELIRRLNRTPGGTGDLVAMRADLLGMMNGHTDLAALDRDISHLLSSWFNRGFLVLRRIDWSTPANILEKIIRYEAVHEISDWDDLRRRIDPVDRRCYAFFHPAMVDEPLIFVEVALTETIPGAIAPLLAVDRQHLPIDRARTAVFYSISNTQRGLGGISFGSFLIKQVVEELRRELPKLDNFVTLSPVPGFMPWIKQDKDLPLSDEDREIIKRLDDPKWFENPETTTQLRGVIEPLAAHYFLKARTPKGKLIDSVARFHLGNGARLERINWLGDLSPKGLRESAGVMVNYLYRLDDIEKNHEAYANDGEVVASSAVKKLLKGEGRRLLDMRLS, from the coding sequence ATGGCCAACGCCTATTTCTCCGATCTGCTCGCCACCATCTCCGAGCGCGGCCGCACGCTGCTTCGCCGCGGCGAGGCGGCGCATACCAAGCACGACGCAGCCGGGTTGATCGAGCTCTGCGGCGCGCTGCTGTCGGGCCGGGGCGAGGCCTCTGGCACCGCGATGGCGCGCGAGGTGCTCGACGTCTACCGGGAGCTGGACGCGGCAGGACGCCGCGCGTTCTTCGAAGGGCTGGTGCGCGATTTCGGCCCGGACCGGGAACGGCTGACCAAGGCGATCGAAAAGTGGCGCGCCAAGCCCGCCGACGAGGACGCCAGCGCACTTCACTTCGCCTCCGAGCCGCGACGGCAGGAGTTGATCCGCCGCCTCAACCGCACGCCTGGTGGTACCGGCGATCTCGTCGCCATGCGCGCCGACCTGCTCGGCATGATGAACGGACACACCGATCTCGCCGCGCTCGATCGCGACATCTCGCATCTTCTCTCTTCGTGGTTCAACAGGGGGTTTCTCGTGCTGCGCCGGATTGACTGGTCGACCCCGGCCAACATCCTCGAAAAGATCATCCGCTATGAGGCCGTGCACGAGATCTCCGACTGGGACGATCTGCGCCGCCGCATCGATCCGGTCGATCGCCGCTGTTACGCCTTCTTCCACCCCGCGATGGTCGACGAGCCGCTGATCTTCGTCGAGGTGGCGCTGACCGAGACCATTCCCGGAGCGATCGCGCCGCTGCTCGCGGTCGATCGCCAGCACCTGCCGATCGACCGCGCGCGCACCGCCGTGTTCTATTCGATCTCCAACACGCAGCGCGGCCTTGGCGGCATCTCGTTCGGCAGCTTCCTTATCAAGCAGGTGGTCGAGGAGCTGCGCCGCGAATTGCCCAAGCTCGACAATTTCGTGACGCTGTCGCCGGTGCCGGGCTTCATGCCGTGGATCAAGCAGGACAAGGACCTGCCGCTGTCGGACGAGGATCGCGAGATCATCAAGCGCCTCGACGACCCCAAATGGTTCGAGAACCCCGAGACCACGACGCAGCTGCGCGGCGTGATCGAGCCGCTTGCCGCCCATTACTTCCTGAAGGCCCGCACGCCGAAGGGCAAGCTGATCGACTCAGTCGCCCGCTTCCACCTCGGCAATGGCGCACGCCTCGAACGCATCAACTGGTTAGGGGATCTCTCGCCCAAGGGCCTGCGCGAATCCGCCGGCGTGATGGTCAACTATCTCTATCGCCTCGACGACATCGAGAAGAACCACGAAGCCTACGCCAATGACGGCGAGGTCGTGGCCTCGAGCGCGGTGAAGAAGCTGCTGAAGGGTGAAGGCCGGCGGCTGCTGGACATGCGGTTGTCGTAA
- a CDS encoding MFS transporter produces MNSPRRVISFVNAGHFIDHYAMLIFAAAVIIMGPALGMAYSELLPYATPGFIAFGAGSLLTGWLGDRWSRRHMMLIFFLGIGASMISVGFVQTPVQLGAALLAIGVFASIYHPVGTAMIVSYADRLGREMGINGVWGNLGVASSALVTGVIGQYLGWRFAFIAPGVVTILIGIAFAMLVVHEDRKGSKQAAAQACVAKQDMWRVVLSLLIVVIAISTTFNAVTIALPKLFAERLADLTKSPALLGVIAACVYVFGAMTQYTIGRLLDRYSLKTVALPLSFMLAPFLYLAASLNNLPLILVSIGIVMGAFGQVTVNDAMVGKYTSEEWRSRAYAIRYFIGFTAAGASVGLVAWLYEQGGFVMMLHAFAELCLLAIAAAIILPREIRTPATA; encoded by the coding sequence ATGAACAGCCCCAGGCGGGTCATCAGTTTTGTCAATGCCGGCCATTTCATCGATCATTATGCGATGCTCATTTTCGCCGCCGCCGTGATCATCATGGGCCCGGCGCTCGGCATGGCCTATTCGGAACTTTTGCCCTACGCGACGCCGGGCTTCATCGCTTTCGGCGCGGGCTCGCTGCTCACCGGCTGGTTGGGCGACCGCTGGAGCCGGCGCCACATGATGCTGATCTTCTTCCTCGGCATCGGCGCCTCCATGATTTCCGTCGGCTTCGTGCAGACACCCGTGCAGCTCGGCGCAGCGCTGCTGGCGATCGGCGTGTTTGCCTCGATCTATCACCCCGTCGGCACCGCGATGATCGTGTCCTATGCCGACCGGCTCGGCCGCGAGATGGGGATCAACGGCGTCTGGGGCAATCTCGGCGTCGCCTCGTCCGCGCTGGTGACCGGCGTGATCGGCCAGTATCTCGGCTGGCGCTTTGCCTTCATCGCCCCCGGCGTGGTCACGATCCTGATCGGCATCGCCTTCGCGATGCTGGTCGTGCACGAGGACCGCAAGGGCTCGAAGCAGGCGGCGGCGCAGGCGTGCGTTGCCAAGCAGGACATGTGGCGCGTGGTGCTGTCGCTCTTGATCGTCGTGATCGCGATCTCGACCACGTTCAACGCCGTCACCATCGCGCTGCCAAAGCTGTTCGCGGAGCGGCTCGCGGACCTGACGAAGAGCCCGGCGCTGCTCGGCGTCATCGCGGCCTGCGTCTACGTGTTCGGCGCGATGACGCAATACACCATCGGCCGTCTGCTCGACCGCTATTCGCTGAAGACGGTGGCCTTGCCGCTGTCCTTCATGCTGGCGCCGTTCCTCTATCTCGCCGCGAGCCTGAATAATCTGCCGCTGATATTGGTTTCGATCGGCATCGTCATGGGCGCGTTCGGGCAGGTCACCGTGAACGATGCCATGGTCGGCAAATACACCAGCGAGGAATGGCGCTCGCGCGCCTATGCGATACGCTATTTCATCGGCTTCACCGCGGCTGGTGCGTCGGTCGGTCTGGTCGCCTGGCTCTATGAGCAGGGCGGCTTCGTGATGATGCTGCATGCGTTTGCGGAATTGTGCCTGCTCGCGATCGCAGCAGCGATCATCCTGCCGCGCGAGATCCGGACGCCGGCTACTGCGTGA
- a CDS encoding DUF418 domain-containing protein, with translation MAINLVMEFRISIFEQFLGPKTLASPIDRAIETILTQAVELKAFALFSLLFGAGLAIQFDRLATSERRTALLVRRLAVLLAFGIIHLCLIWNGDILTEYALAGFIVLPFLFGQRWLLTLAALAFLALYLAMQAFPPAGLFPSRAVILQDVMDANRNYATGGFLDVLAFRLREIPLIASLHAFVFLRTIGLFLVGSLAWRCGIVQNVRGLLAIALPAIGLGAGLLYRGIEPLGTILLALGYGAAILGIARFERGKRLLGWAAPLGRMAFTDYVAQSVIFGWIFYGYGLGLFGRLGITQAFAIGMIVYTAQVLFSAWWLRHYRYGPLEWLWRSLMYGVRQPMLLPSSGTAVRTRLSSRTSEAQIRDP, from the coding sequence ATGGCCATCAACCTCGTGATGGAATTTCGTATTTCGATCTTCGAGCAGTTTCTTGGTCCGAAGACGCTGGCGTCGCCGATCGATCGCGCCATTGAAACGATCCTGACCCAGGCCGTCGAGCTCAAGGCATTCGCGCTGTTTTCGCTGCTGTTCGGCGCAGGACTTGCCATTCAATTCGACCGGCTCGCAACCAGCGAGCGCCGCACCGCGCTGCTCGTCCGCCGGCTCGCCGTGCTGCTGGCGTTCGGAATCATTCATCTGTGCCTGATCTGGAATGGCGATATCCTCACCGAATATGCTCTGGCGGGGTTCATCGTGCTGCCATTCCTGTTTGGTCAGCGCTGGCTGCTAACGCTTGCCGCGCTGGCTTTTCTGGCGCTATATCTCGCCATGCAGGCCTTTCCGCCGGCTGGATTGTTTCCGAGCAGGGCCGTGATCTTGCAGGACGTCATGGATGCCAATCGCAACTATGCGACGGGCGGCTTCCTCGACGTGCTGGCGTTTCGTCTGCGCGAAATTCCTCTCATCGCCTCGCTGCACGCGTTCGTCTTCTTGCGTACGATCGGGCTGTTTCTTGTCGGATCGCTCGCCTGGCGGTGTGGCATTGTGCAAAATGTCCGCGGACTGCTCGCCATCGCGCTCCCCGCGATCGGCCTCGGCGCAGGCCTGCTTTATCGCGGCATCGAGCCGCTCGGCACCATCCTGCTGGCGTTGGGCTATGGTGCCGCCATCCTCGGCATCGCCCGTTTCGAGCGCGGCAAGCGGCTGCTCGGCTGGGCCGCGCCGCTGGGGCGGATGGCCTTCACCGACTACGTCGCACAATCCGTCATCTTCGGCTGGATCTTCTACGGCTACGGCCTCGGCCTGTTCGGACGGCTCGGCATCACCCAAGCCTTCGCCATCGGCATGATCGTCTACACCGCACAGGTGCTGTTCAGCGCCTGGTGGCTGCGCCACTACCGCTATGGCCCGCTGGAGTGGCTATGGCGGTCGTTGATGTATGGGGTGCGGCAGCCGATGTTATTGCCGTCGTCGGGGACCGCGGTGCGAACTCGGTTGTCGTCCCGGACAAGCGAAGCGCAGATCCGGGACCCATAG